A single window of Jiangella alkaliphila DNA harbors:
- the pyrR gene encoding bifunctional pyr operon transcriptional regulator/uracil phosphoribosyltransferase PyrR: MSRDLSGAREVLDGDDVARALTRIAHEVVERNKGAADLVLLGIPKRGVPLAYRLAERISAVEGVEVPVGALDTTMYRDDLRLRPARALEHTDIPNGGVDDRIVVLVDDVLFSGRTIRAALTALEDIGRPRAVRLVVLVDRGHRQLPIRADHVGKNIPTSLAESVKVRLTETDGHDGVLLDKPGRTDEQQEATP, encoded by the coding sequence ATGTCTCGCGACCTTTCCGGCGCACGCGAAGTGCTCGACGGCGACGACGTCGCCAGGGCACTGACGCGTATCGCGCACGAGGTGGTCGAGCGCAACAAGGGCGCCGCCGACCTCGTCCTGCTCGGTATCCCGAAACGCGGCGTGCCGCTCGCGTACCGGCTGGCCGAACGCATCTCCGCCGTCGAGGGGGTCGAGGTCCCGGTCGGGGCGCTCGACACCACGATGTACCGGGACGACCTGCGGCTGCGGCCGGCCCGGGCGCTCGAGCACACCGACATCCCGAACGGCGGGGTCGACGACCGCATCGTGGTGCTGGTCGACGACGTGTTGTTCTCGGGCCGGACCATCCGGGCGGCGCTGACGGCGCTCGAGGACATCGGCCGGCCGCGCGCCGTCCGGCTGGTCGTCCTCGTCGACCGCGGGCACCGGCAGCTGCCGATCCGCGCCGACCACGTGGGCAAGAACATCCCGACCAGCCTCGCCGAGAGCGTGAAGGTCCGGCTCACCGAGACCGACGGCCACGACGGCGTCCTCCTCGACAAGCCGGGGCGCACCGACGAACAGCAGGAGGCCACCCCGTGA